In bacterium, the genomic window TGCCCACTGAAGTGGTGAACGGACAACCCTGGCGCGGCATCGTACACGATCCACTGGCCCGGCTGCAGGGCGGTATCTCGGGCAACGCCGGCCTCTTTTCCACGGTGGACGACCTGGCCCGCTACTGCCAGATGATGCTCAACGGCGGCGTGTTGAACCGAGTGCGTATTCTCAGCCCCGTGACCGTAAAACGCATGATCCACATTCCCGAAACGCCCAGTCAGGCCAAACGCGGATACGGCTGGGTGGTCAAAGACGGCGTCTCCTGGGTGGGCGGCGATCTGCTGCCTGATCTGGGTTATGGCCATACCGGATACACCGGGACTTCCATCTGGATCGATCCAGCCACCCAATCGTTCATAATTATCCTGACCAATCGCGTCCATCCTCAGGACCGGGGAGAGGTGGATTCGCTGCGCAGCGCCATCGCCAACATCGTAGCCGGCGCTATGACTGATCTGTAAAATCTGTTGCACTTTTAAGGAAAATTAATTAGTTTAATTAATAAAAAACAGTTATTATTTGCAAAGGACCATGAAAAAGGGCAACCGAGAAATTGTCGTTATCGGTGACCGGGTCTTGATTGTGCCGGACTTGGGCGAAGAGCGCAGCAATGTGGGCTTGTATCTGCCCAAATGGGCGTTGGAAAAAGAGTCGATCCAAGCCGGCACCATTGTCGAAATCGGGCCAGGCGTTCCAATGGCGCCGCCCACGGATATCGACGAAGAGTCCTGGCGGCCGAAAAACACAACCCCGCAACCTGCCGCCCAGCAGGCCAAAGTGGGTGACTATGCCGTGTTTTTGCGCAAAGCCGCTGTAGAAGTCAAACTGGACGGCGACACTTTTTTAATCGTGCCTCAGGCGGCTCTGCTGGTGCTGATACGGGAACGATCTTGACGGTTTTTCCAGGTTATTTACACGATATCGAAGGGAAGGGGATTCGGTATGCAAAGCAGGACGATGATTCTGTTGGTGGTAGCTCTTGTTGCCGTTGGTTTTTTTCTATACATGCTGGAAAAATTTTTCAACTCACTGGGCGCCAAGGTGGAAGTCACCAACCCTCCGCATGAACCCAAACCTCTGATGCCCTGGTTCCTCCTCTTTGCTTTTCTAATGATCGGCGGTTATTATCTCTTGAGCCATCCCGAAAAGCTCCATGATCTACGGGTCGATCTGCTGACGGTCAGCATGAATCCATCTGCAGAACCTCGCGAATTCTTTGACACCGGCTCCAGCCGTCGCTCCGGCCTCGGCGCCGGCTATGATACGGATCCCTCCAACAATCGCTATATCATCGGCGGACTCAAGATCCAGCAACTGAAAAAATTGGACCGGGTGCTCGAGTTCGATAAACGCAACGGCTATCTCAACGAAACCACTGTCGAGCGTTTGGCTGACAGCGATGAAGACGTTGTCCGGGCCTATTACCGGTTTCTCAAATGCAAAAATCTCATGCGTTCCAGCAACACCGTCATCTATCCCGACGAACGTTGATCAGATCTTTTTTTCGCTCAATCGCATCCCTTTGACACAGGCTCGCTTCTAACAACAAGACGACAAGCGTAACCAGTGCAGCGGCGGATGGGAATGGAGAGGGGGCTGCATCTGGTTAACGCTTGGGTTGGCAAGCTGTAAAAACCACCAAGTGCACGAAGATTTTACAAAACGAATCTTCTGATCCCTTGCTTCAAAAG contains:
- a CDS encoding co-chaperone GroES; amino-acid sequence: MKKGNREIVVIGDRVLIVPDLGEERSNVGLYLPKWALEKESIQAGTIVEIGPGVPMAPPTDIDEESWRPKNTTPQPAAQQAKVGDYAVFLRKAAVEVKLDGDTFLIVPQAALLVLIRERS